One window from the genome of [Mycobacterium] stephanolepidis encodes:
- a CDS encoding SDR family oxidoreductase, which produces MPGLLDGRVVIITGAGRGIGRAHALAFAAEGARVVVNDIGVGLDGSAGTSPAQEVVEEIKAAGGEAVTNGDDVADWNGAKNLIDTAVNSFGRLDVLVNNAGFLRDRMLANMGEEEWDAVIRVHLKGHFAPLRHAAAYWRDEFKAGNAVDARIINTSSAAGLQGSVGQGNYAAAKAGIATLTLQAAAEMGRYGITVNAIAPAARTRMTEAVFAETMAKPEDGAFDAMAPENVSPLVVWLGSPESRAVTGKVFEVEAGIIRVAEGWAHGPQVDKGARWDPSELGPVVTDLLDKARTPVPVYGSQG; this is translated from the coding sequence ATGCCAGGTTTGCTCGACGGTCGGGTCGTCATCATCACCGGTGCGGGCCGGGGCATCGGACGTGCGCACGCGCTGGCGTTCGCGGCCGAAGGCGCCCGTGTAGTCGTCAATGACATCGGTGTGGGCCTGGATGGATCGGCGGGCACCAGCCCCGCCCAGGAAGTGGTCGAGGAGATCAAAGCCGCCGGTGGCGAGGCCGTCACCAACGGTGATGACGTCGCGGACTGGAACGGTGCCAAGAACCTGATCGACACGGCCGTCAATTCCTTTGGACGTCTGGATGTTCTGGTGAACAACGCTGGTTTCCTGCGTGACCGGATGCTCGCCAACATGGGCGAGGAGGAGTGGGACGCGGTGATTCGCGTGCATCTCAAGGGGCACTTCGCACCGCTGCGTCATGCCGCCGCGTACTGGCGTGATGAGTTCAAGGCCGGCAATGCGGTGGACGCCCGCATTATCAACACCAGCTCCGCTGCCGGCCTGCAAGGCAGTGTCGGGCAAGGGAATTACGCCGCCGCCAAGGCCGGTATCGCCACCTTGACGCTGCAGGCCGCTGCGGAGATGGGCCGCTACGGCATCACCGTCAACGCCATCGCTCCGGCCGCGCGTACCCGGATGACCGAGGCAGTCTTCGCCGAGACCATGGCCAAGCCCGAGGACGGTGCATTCGACGCGATGGCTCCCGAGAATGTCTCACCGCTGGTGGTGTGGCTGGGCAGCCCGGAGTCGCGCGCGGTCACCGGAAAGGTGTTCGAGGTCGAAGCCGGCATCATTCGCGTCGCCGAGGGCTGGGCGCACGGTCCGCAGGTAGACAAGGGTGCTCGTTGGGACCCAAGTGAATTGGGTCCCGTTGTCACCGACCTGCTCGATAAGGCTCGCACGCCGGTTCCGGTCTACGGCTCACAGGGTTAG
- a CDS encoding nitroreductase family deazaflavin-dependent oxidoreductase yields MSDGLAASGSSANAPAQLNSELAGKLIKWMTTANVWLYQRTDGRLGGKWRVGAAFPWGIPVLLITTIGRKTGQKRLSALLFLPDGDKIVLVASQGGRDTNPAWYLNLKANSEVSVQIKGNIRTMTARTATDEERAYYWPKLVELYADFDKYQSYTTRKIPVVILEP; encoded by the coding sequence ATGTCTGATGGTCTTGCCGCGAGCGGCTCATCCGCGAATGCACCCGCCCAATTGAACTCCGAGTTGGCCGGAAAGTTGATCAAGTGGATGACCACTGCCAACGTCTGGCTGTATCAGCGGACCGACGGCCGCCTCGGCGGAAAGTGGCGTGTGGGTGCGGCTTTCCCCTGGGGCATTCCGGTACTGCTGATCACCACCATCGGCCGCAAGACCGGGCAGAAGCGGCTGAGCGCGCTGCTCTTCCTGCCCGACGGCGACAAGATCGTCCTAGTGGCGTCGCAGGGCGGGCGTGACACCAATCCGGCGTGGTACCTCAACCTGAAGGCGAATTCTGAAGTCAGCGTTCAGATAAAAGGCAATATCCGAACGATGACGGCCCGCACCGCGACTGACGAGGAACGTGCGTACTACTGGCCCAAGCTGGTCGAGCTATACGCCGACTTCGACAAGTACCAGTCGTACACAACCCGCAAGATCCCCGTCGTCATCCTGGAGCCCTAG
- a CDS encoding cytochrome P450 produces the protein MVHPNLPVNIDFTDPDLFVHGIPEGELAELRHTQPIWWNRTERGVAGFDDDGFWVVSKHKDVKEISLRCDVFSSEQNTAIPRYSPTTPRERIDATRLIMLNMDPPRHSRLRHIISRGFTPRAVNRLRDDLNARAQGIARAAAQTQHGDFVEQVACELPLQAIAGLMGTPLDERERLFDWSNRLVGSDDGEDDSAIASTELLMYAMGVAARKAAEPGPDICTDLVNADIDGQKLSDDEFGFFVMLLAVAGNETTRNSITHGMHAFTQFPEQWELYKRERPESAADEIVRWATPVTSFQRTALEDTELGGVRIKKGQRVVMMYRSANFDEEVFENPFTFDIMRNPNPHVGFGGSGEHHCVGANLARMTINLMFNAIADHMPDIASAGEPDRLRSGWLNGVKHWEVDFCPAGFGRAS, from the coding sequence GTGGTACATCCCAACCTTCCCGTGAATATTGATTTCACGGATCCCGACCTTTTTGTGCACGGGATCCCGGAGGGTGAGCTCGCCGAACTGCGGCATACCCAACCGATTTGGTGGAACCGCACCGAGCGTGGGGTCGCCGGATTCGATGATGACGGTTTCTGGGTGGTGTCCAAACATAAAGACGTCAAAGAGATCTCGCTTCGATGTGATGTGTTCTCCAGCGAGCAGAACACCGCGATACCTCGCTACTCGCCGACGACTCCACGCGAGCGGATCGATGCGACGCGTTTGATCATGCTCAATATGGACCCGCCGCGGCACAGTAGGTTGCGGCACATCATCAGCCGAGGATTCACGCCGCGGGCGGTGAACCGACTCCGTGACGATCTCAACGCCCGGGCGCAAGGCATTGCGAGGGCGGCGGCACAGACACAGCACGGAGACTTTGTTGAGCAGGTGGCCTGCGAGCTTCCGTTGCAAGCCATCGCCGGGTTGATGGGTACGCCATTGGATGAGCGCGAGCGGCTCTTCGATTGGTCGAACAGGCTGGTCGGTTCGGACGACGGTGAGGATGACAGCGCGATCGCCAGCACCGAGTTGCTGATGTACGCCATGGGAGTTGCGGCCCGCAAGGCCGCGGAGCCCGGTCCCGATATCTGCACTGATCTGGTGAATGCCGATATCGACGGCCAGAAACTATCCGATGACGAGTTCGGGTTTTTCGTCATGCTTTTGGCGGTGGCGGGTAATGAAACGACCCGCAACTCCATCACGCACGGCATGCACGCCTTCACTCAGTTCCCGGAGCAGTGGGAGTTGTACAAGAGGGAACGCCCCGAGTCCGCCGCCGACGAGATTGTCCGTTGGGCAACGCCCGTTACGTCCTTTCAGCGGACTGCGCTGGAGGACACCGAGCTTGGTGGTGTGCGGATCAAGAAGGGGCAGCGTGTGGTCATGATGTACCGCTCGGCCAACTTCGATGAAGAAGTCTTCGAGAACCCGTTCACCTTCGACATCATGCGAAATCCCAACCCGCATGTGGGATTCGGGGGAAGCGGCGAGCATCACTGCGTTGGCGCCAACCTGGCCCGCATGACCATCAACCTGATGTTCAACGCGATCGCCGACCACATGCCCGACATTGCGTCGGCGGGCGAGCCCGACAGGCTGCGGTCCGGATGGCTCAACGGGGTCAAGCACTGGGAGGTTGATTTCTGCCCGGCAGGGTTCGGGCGGGCCAGCTGA
- a CDS encoding steroid 3-ketoacyl-CoA thiolase — MGNPVIVEATRSAIGKRGGWLAGLHPAELLGSIQKSVIARVGLDPNEVEQVIGGCVTQFGEQGGHITRQAWLHAGLPEAAGATTIDCQCGSAQQANHLIAGLIYSGAIDTGIACGIESMSRVPLGANVGGTGIPRPASWDIDMPNQFEAAERIAKRRGITRADVDGLGVRSQALAKQAWAEGRFDREITALDAPQVDKEGNPTGETLTVSRDQGLRDTTLESLGNLKPVMPEGIHTAGTSSQISDGAAAVLLMDEDKARSLGLTPRARIVSQALVGAEPYYHLDGPVQSTQRVLDRAGMKIGDIDVVEINEAFASVVLSWAAVHKPDFDRVNVNGGAIALGHPVGSTGSRLITTALHELERTDKSTALITMCAGGALSTGTIIERI, encoded by the coding sequence ATGGGTAATCCGGTCATCGTCGAAGCGACGCGCAGCGCCATCGGCAAACGTGGTGGATGGCTCGCGGGCCTGCATCCAGCCGAGCTGCTCGGCAGCATCCAGAAGTCGGTGATCGCCCGCGTAGGTCTGGACCCGAACGAGGTCGAACAAGTCATCGGTGGCTGCGTGACCCAATTCGGCGAGCAGGGCGGCCACATCACTCGGCAGGCATGGCTGCACGCCGGCCTGCCCGAGGCCGCCGGTGCCACCACCATCGACTGCCAGTGCGGCAGCGCGCAGCAGGCCAACCACCTCATCGCCGGCCTGATCTACTCCGGTGCCATCGACACCGGCATCGCCTGCGGTATCGAATCGATGAGCCGGGTGCCACTGGGCGCCAACGTCGGCGGCACCGGCATCCCGCGCCCCGCCTCCTGGGATATCGATATGCCCAACCAGTTCGAGGCAGCAGAGCGGATTGCCAAGCGCCGCGGCATTACTCGTGCCGATGTCGACGGCCTTGGAGTGCGTTCGCAGGCACTGGCCAAGCAGGCATGGGCCGAAGGACGATTCGATCGCGAGATCACCGCGCTCGATGCGCCGCAGGTGGACAAGGAGGGCAACCCCACCGGCGAGACCCTGACGGTCAGCCGCGACCAGGGCCTGCGCGATACCACCCTGGAATCACTCGGAAACCTCAAACCCGTTATGCCGGAGGGTATTCACACCGCCGGCACGTCCTCGCAGATTTCCGACGGTGCCGCGGCGGTACTACTCATGGACGAGGACAAGGCCCGCTCATTGGGCCTGACGCCACGCGCGCGCATCGTGTCGCAGGCGCTCGTCGGCGCTGAGCCCTACTACCACCTGGACGGCCCGGTGCAGTCGACGCAGCGCGTGCTGGACCGTGCGGGCATGAAGATCGGCGATATCGACGTCGTTGAAATCAACGAGGCCTTCGCCTCGGTGGTGCTGTCCTGGGCAGCGGTGCACAAGCCGGACTTCGACCGGGTCAACGTCAATGGCGGCGCCATCGCGCTGGGGCACCCCGTCGGCAGCACCGGCAGCCGCCTAATCACCACGGCACTGCACGAACTCGAACGTACCGACAAGTCAACAGCTTTGATCACCATGTGTGCTGGTGGCGCGCTGTCCACCGGCACCATCATCGAACGGATCTAG
- a CDS encoding cytochrome P450, translating to MVHPSLPAGFDFTDPEIYAERLPIEELKELRKTAPIWWQEQPDGVGGFNDGGYWVVSKHKDVKEVSLRSDVFSSWENTAIPRFQDDITREAIELQRYVMLNMDAPHHTRLRKIISRGFTPRAIGRLRDELNERAQQIAKAAAASGTGDFVEQVSCELPLQAIAGLLGVPIEDRGKLFNWSNEMTSYDDPEFSHIDPAASSMEILAYSMEMAKQKSENPGEDIVTTLINAEVEGEGKLSDDEFGFFVIMLAVAGNETSRNSITQGMMAFTQFPEQWELYKKERPETAADEIVRWATPVTSFQRTALEDTELGGVQIKKGQRVVMMYRSANFDEEVFDDPFSFNVMRNPNPHMGFGGSGAHFCIGANLARLTINLMFNAIADHMPNLAPAGDPKRLQSGWLNGIKHWQVDFNGASGCPVLH from the coding sequence GTGGTGCACCCCAGCCTTCCCGCCGGTTTCGACTTCACCGACCCGGAGATCTACGCAGAACGGCTCCCGATCGAGGAGCTCAAGGAGCTACGGAAGACGGCTCCGATTTGGTGGCAGGAGCAGCCCGACGGCGTCGGCGGCTTCAATGACGGCGGGTATTGGGTCGTCTCCAAGCACAAGGACGTCAAGGAGGTGTCGCTTCGCAGCGATGTCTTCTCCAGCTGGGAAAACACCGCCATCCCGCGGTTCCAGGACGACATCACCCGCGAGGCCATCGAGCTGCAGCGCTACGTCATGCTCAACATGGACGCCCCGCACCACACCCGGCTGCGCAAGATCATCTCCCGTGGTTTCACGCCCCGGGCGATCGGCCGACTGCGCGACGAGCTGAACGAGCGTGCTCAGCAGATCGCGAAGGCTGCGGCGGCCAGCGGCACGGGTGACTTCGTGGAACAGGTGTCCTGCGAGCTGCCGTTGCAGGCCATTGCCGGTCTCCTCGGGGTGCCCATCGAGGACCGGGGCAAGCTGTTCAACTGGTCCAACGAAATGACCTCGTACGACGACCCCGAGTTCTCGCATATCGACCCGGCGGCATCGTCGATGGAGATCCTCGCCTACTCGATGGAGATGGCGAAGCAGAAGTCCGAGAATCCCGGCGAGGACATCGTGACCACCCTGATCAACGCCGAGGTCGAGGGCGAGGGCAAGCTCTCCGACGACGAGTTCGGCTTCTTCGTGATCATGCTCGCGGTGGCCGGCAACGAGACCTCACGCAACTCGATCACCCAGGGCATGATGGCCTTCACTCAGTTCCCTGAGCAGTGGGAGTTGTACAAGAAGGAGCGTCCGGAGACGGCGGCCGACGAGATTGTCCGTTGGGCAACGCCTGTGACGTCTTTCCAGCGGACTGCGCTGGAGGACACCGAGCTTGGTGGTGTGCAGATCAAGAAGGGTCAGCGCGTGGTCATGATGTACCGCTCGGCCAACTTCGATGAAGAAGTCTTCGACGATCCGTTCAGCTTCAATGTCATGCGCAACCCCAATCCGCACATGGGATTCGGTGGCAGCGGTGCGCATTTCTGCATCGGCGCGAACTTGGCCCGGCTGACCATCAACCTGATGTTCAACGCCATCGCCGACCACATGCCGAACCTGGCTCCGGCCGGTGATCCGAAGCGACTGCAGTCCGGCTGGCTCAACGGCATCAAGCACTGGCAGGTTGATTTCAACGGCGCCAGCGGTTGCCCGGTTCTGCACTAG
- a CDS encoding acyl-CoA dehydrogenase family protein, with protein MDFAFAEEQQAVSDVVEAVLADREFIGVVPEVGYDDGLWQSLAANGVLSLALPERLGGDGLGLAEVSVALRVLGKHGALTPTLATLGFGVVPLVELACVEQQDRFLDGVGSGTILTAALDEPGSALPSTPSVSAVRDGSSLVLNGRKIGVLHAAEANWILVTTDNGVVVVAPNTPGVTITRTPTASKAAEYAVTFADASVPDSDVLGGPVERVNQLAVAAIGSYADGLVSGALRLTADHVSNRVQFGKPLAAFQAVSQQLADVYVVSRTLNLGITSAVWRLSAGRDATEDLDVVAFWMAAEAQRVMQICHHLHGGLGVDITYPMNRYYSTIKDLSRLVGGSSERLDVLAAAQV; from the coding sequence ATGGATTTCGCTTTCGCGGAGGAGCAGCAGGCTGTCTCCGACGTGGTCGAAGCGGTGCTTGCCGATCGGGAGTTCATCGGTGTGGTGCCGGAGGTCGGATATGACGACGGATTGTGGCAGTCGCTGGCTGCCAACGGGGTCCTGAGTCTCGCGCTGCCTGAACGGCTGGGCGGCGACGGACTGGGCCTGGCCGAGGTGTCGGTGGCGTTGCGGGTGCTCGGAAAGCACGGCGCATTGACGCCGACGCTGGCGACGCTCGGGTTCGGCGTTGTTCCCCTGGTGGAGCTGGCCTGTGTCGAGCAACAGGACAGATTCCTCGACGGCGTCGGCTCCGGCACGATCCTCACCGCGGCTCTCGATGAGCCGGGGTCCGCGCTGCCTTCGACGCCCTCGGTATCCGCCGTGCGCGACGGTTCCTCGTTGGTGTTGAACGGCCGCAAGATCGGCGTTCTACATGCGGCCGAGGCAAATTGGATACTTGTCACCACCGACAACGGCGTCGTTGTGGTGGCACCCAACACCCCGGGAGTGACGATCACCCGGACACCGACGGCCAGTAAGGCCGCCGAATACGCGGTGACCTTCGCCGATGCGTCGGTACCCGATTCGGATGTGTTGGGCGGACCCGTTGAGCGGGTGAACCAGCTCGCCGTGGCAGCCATCGGTTCCTACGCGGACGGATTGGTTTCGGGCGCCCTACGTCTGACCGCCGATCACGTGTCCAACCGAGTGCAGTTCGGCAAGCCGCTGGCCGCCTTCCAGGCGGTTTCGCAGCAGCTGGCAGATGTGTATGTGGTCTCGCGCACGCTGAATCTCGGTATCACGTCTGCGGTCTGGCGCCTGTCCGCCGGGCGTGACGCGACGGAGGATCTGGATGTCGTTGCGTTCTGGATGGCCGCGGAAGCGCAGCGAGTCATGCAGATCTGCCATCACCTGCACGGTGGTCTGGGCGTCGACATCACGTACCCGATGAACCGCTACTACTCGACCATCAAGGACCTGAGTCGTCTGGTGGGCGGGTCCTCAGAGCGCCTCGACGTTCTCGCCGCGGCGCAGGTTTAG
- the fadE29 gene encoding acyl-CoA dehydrogenase FadE29 — MLIDLTPEQAKLQSDLRQYFSNLVTADETREMMVDRHGSSYEAVVRRMGQDGWLGVGWPTEYGGHGFGPLEQQIFMNEVIRADVPMPLVTLQTVGPTLQKYGTEVQKKKFLPGILAGEIHFAIGYTEPEAGTDLASLRTTAVRDGDHYIVNGQKIFTTGAHQAQYIWLACRTDSDAPKHKGISILIVDTKDPGYSWTPIITNDGAHHTNATYYSDVRVPVDMLVGEENLGWKLITTQLNHERVSLGPSGRIAGMYDRVYEWAAKPGHDGVAPLAHEDVRRVLGEMKAVWRLNELLNWQVASSGDDISMADAAATKILATEWIQKLGRLSEGVVGRYGDPADANTAETLEWLDAQTKRHLVITFGGGVNEVMREMVATAGLGTPRVPR, encoded by the coding sequence ATGCTGATAGACCTCACGCCGGAACAGGCGAAGTTGCAAAGCGATTTGCGACAGTACTTTTCGAATCTGGTCACCGCCGATGAGACGCGCGAGATGATGGTCGACCGCCACGGCTCGTCCTACGAGGCCGTGGTTCGGCGGATGGGGCAGGATGGCTGGCTCGGTGTCGGCTGGCCCACAGAGTACGGCGGCCACGGATTCGGCCCGCTGGAACAGCAGATCTTCATGAACGAGGTCATACGTGCCGACGTGCCGATGCCCTTGGTGACGCTGCAGACCGTCGGTCCCACCCTGCAGAAGTACGGCACCGAAGTGCAGAAGAAGAAGTTCCTGCCTGGAATCCTCGCAGGTGAAATACATTTCGCCATCGGGTATACCGAGCCGGAAGCCGGGACCGACTTGGCCTCGTTGCGCACCACCGCGGTACGCGATGGCGACCACTACATCGTCAACGGACAGAAGATCTTCACCACCGGTGCCCACCAGGCCCAGTACATCTGGCTGGCCTGCAGGACAGACTCCGATGCGCCCAAACACAAGGGAATCTCGATTCTTATCGTCGATACCAAGGATCCGGGCTACTCGTGGACGCCGATCATCACCAATGACGGTGCGCACCACACCAATGCGACCTACTACTCGGACGTGCGGGTTCCGGTGGACATGCTGGTGGGCGAAGAGAACTTGGGATGGAAGCTCATCACCACCCAGCTGAACCACGAGCGGGTTTCGCTCGGCCCGTCCGGGCGGATCGCGGGTATGTACGACCGCGTCTACGAGTGGGCCGCCAAGCCGGGGCACGACGGTGTGGCGCCGCTGGCGCATGAGGACGTGCGCCGGGTTCTGGGCGAGATGAAGGCCGTGTGGCGACTCAACGAGCTGCTCAACTGGCAGGTGGCCTCATCGGGCGATGACATCAGCATGGCCGATGCCGCCGCAACGAAGATCCTTGCTACCGAATGGATTCAGAAGCTCGGCCGGTTGAGCGAGGGTGTCGTGGGCCGCTACGGGGATCCCGCCGACGCGAACACCGCCGAGACCCTTGAATGGCTGGATGCACAGACCAAGCGCCACCTGGTGATTACCTTCGGTGGCGGTGTGAACGAGGTGATGCGCGAGATGGTCGCGACGGCTGGTCTGGGTACTCCCAGGGTGCCGCGGTGA